GAGCGCCGCATCACCGGTCAAGTTAGTGGCCACAAACGTTTCCAGATTCGTCGTTTGCTTGGAGCCTGGCAGGTGAAGTGGCAGGTTACACCGTGTTTGTTCGCCGGGATCGATGATGTGCATGGATGGGCGCAGCACACAGCGGTCGAGAAAACGATTTCTCAGGGAGGAGAGTGGACGGATGATCGGTTTAACGTCAGGTTGGAGTGAAGGATGTGATTGAAGGGGCAGATGCTTCTGCATCGTATCTCATTTTAGGCTCGTCCGACGGAAGCGTGCAGCGGAGGTCCTCTCGACATAGGTCAAGTGTCCAATGATGGCTGGTATGTGAGCTCCACTGACAGTAGAGTCGCAGGACCGCGCCCTCTGCGACAATTAGCTAGATCCGTTTGAGCTCAGTTGGGCCGAGCCAGCGTTCATTGAATATGAATGCTGTAGAGTGTGTGACCCGCGGTGACAAAGAGTGTTTTTCCGTCGTCGCCCCCAAAAGTGCAATTTGTGACCACGTCTTGCGGAATCGGAATGAAGTTCAACAAGCCCTTGCCGCTCGGATCGATCACGTACACGCCAGCTTCGTAAATTCTCGGAACTTCGGTGGGCTGCGCGTCGAAGTTCAGGCCAGCGGTAACGTAAAGATTTCCCTGGGGACCGACGCACATGCCATCCGGCCCCCGATCGACGCCCAGTTCTGTTCTCCAGTCGAACAGTTCCTTTTGGCTCACAGGATCCACACTCCCATCGGCCTTCAAATCGAACCGCCACAATTTGCGGTTGCCACGCTTGCGATTGTCGTTGTCGGCAACAAACAGAAACTTCTCGTCGGCGGAGATCGCGATGCCGTTTGGACGATGCACCTCGGAGGCAAGAATTTGCGTCACCGCTCCATCGGGATCGATTCGATAGACGCCTTCGATCGGACTGCCATCGGCGGCAAAGATTTCCATCCCATCCTGTTGACCGTATCGAGGATCGGTAAAGTAAATCCGTCCTTGAGAATCCACGGTGACGTCATTGGGCGAGTTATATTTTTTGCCGTTGAAGTCGCTGGTGAGAATTGTGATGGTTCCATCAAGTTCAGTCCGCGTCACGCGCCGCGAGTCACGCCCGCCTTCGCAGGCGATAAGCCGTAACTGCTGGTCAAAAGCGAGACCATTGGCATCGCCCGAAGGCGTGCGATAGACGCTCAAACTGCCGCTCGCATCACGGCGCATGATTCGATGGTTGGTCGTATCGGTGAAGTACACGCTATTGGTGGGCTGGTGCCAGGCCGGCCCCTCGGTGAAGGCGACATTCGCTTCGATCTTGAGACCGCTGCGGTCACCATCGGCAATAATTTGCAATTCTCGCTCTGATTGAGCATGCGCGGAACTCGAGATTGCCAGGGCGACAGCAAGGGCGACGGTAACTTTCATTCAAGGGGCCTTCAGAGTACGAGCGATCACGGCCCGGAATAGGCGTCGTGCAGAGTTTGAGGACGAGGACCGAACGATGGCGGTCGCGTTGGTAAGAGTGACCAGGGTAAGCGGTGTGAATCCAGCGATCAATATTTCTGGTGCTCTTCGTGTCGTAATTCATCAATCCCATGTCGCAAATGCAGGTTGAACGAGGCGACCGTTCCGATGACAATCATCCCCCAAGGCGTGAGACGCCGCGATGGCTGATGCATTCGGGGTAGGTTCACCATTTCGCAGTCACAGGCTGCGACGCATTCTCTTGGCACTCGAAACATTGGTTGGACGCCCACCTCGATGAATCATAACTGTTTACGCGTTCTCGTTGGTTTGGCCGCTGCACTCCACTTCGGTGCGATCCCCAGCACCCGGGGAGCGGAGCGTCCCAACATTGTCGTCTTCGTCGCCGACGATATGGGCTGGGGTGACTCAGCGACCTACGGCAATGAACTGATTCAAACGCCAAACATGGACAAACTCGCGGCGGAGGGTGTGAAGTTCACGCAATGCTACTCGGCGTGCGGTGTGTGTTCCCCGTCACGTTCAGCAATTCTCACAGGCAGGACCCCTTATCGTAATGGAGTCTGGCGGCATTTATCGGGAAACCATGAAGCTCACCTGCGCGTGAGCGAGGTTACTTTCCCCGAGTTATTAAAAGAGGTTGGATACGAAACCTGCCACGTCGGCAAGTGGCACCTGCTGTCGAGACAGCAGTTTAACAATCCAGAGTTTCCAAACCCCAGTGACCATGGCTACGACTACTGGATGTACACCCAGAACAACGCGATCCCAAGCCACAAGAATCCGAATAACTTTGTTCGCAACGGAGTGCCTATCGGCGAGCTCGAAGGCTACTCTGCTCAGCTGGTCGCCGGTGAAGCGAAGCATTGGTTAAAAGACATTCACGATCCGCAAAAGCCTTTCGCGATGACGGTTTGGGTGCATGAACCTCACTCGCCCATTGCTACGGACCCGCGTTTTGAGTCGCTGTACGAGGGGCATCCCAATCGCAAGTACATGGGCAATATCACACAACTGGACGATGCATTGGGGATGGTGATGGATGCGTTGGACGCACAGGGCGTTAGTGAAAACACGCTGCTTTTTTTCACATCAGACAATGGGCCTGTGCCAGCGTATGGAGGCGTGACAGGCGGCTTGCGGGGAAACAAGCGTAGCGATCATGAGGGCGGTATTCGCGTGCCTGGCTTGGCACGCTGGCCGGGACATATCGAGCCTGGC
This genomic window from Allorhodopirellula heiligendammensis contains:
- a CDS encoding SMP-30/gluconolactonase/LRE family protein — its product is MKVTVALAVALAISSSAHAQSERELQIIADGDRSGLKIEANVAFTEGPAWHQPTNSVYFTDTTNHRIMRRDASGSLSVYRTPSGDANGLAFDQQLRLIACEGGRDSRRVTRTELDGTITILTSDFNGKKYNSPNDVTVDSQGRIYFTDPRYGQQDGMEIFAADGSPIEGVYRIDPDGAVTQILASEVHRPNGIAISADEKFLFVADNDNRKRGNRKLWRFDLKADGSVDPVSQKELFDWRTELGVDRGPDGMCVGPQGNLYVTAGLNFDAQPTEVPRIYEAGVYVIDPSGKGLLNFIPIPQDVVTNCTFGGDDGKTLFVTAGHTLYSIHIQ
- a CDS encoding sulfatase family protein; this encodes MNHNCLRVLVGLAAALHFGAIPSTRGAERPNIVVFVADDMGWGDSATYGNELIQTPNMDKLAAEGVKFTQCYSACGVCSPSRSAILTGRTPYRNGVWRHLSGNHEAHLRVSEVTFPELLKEVGYETCHVGKWHLLSRQQFNNPEFPNPSDHGYDYWMYTQNNAIPSHKNPNNFVRNGVPIGELEGYSAQLVAGEAKHWLKDIHDPQKPFAMTVWVHEPHSPIATDPRFESLYEGHPNRKYMGNITQLDDALGMVMDALDAQGVSENTLLFFTSDNGPVPAYGGVTGGLRGNKRSDHEGGIRVPGLARWPGHIEPGTTSDVPVVGTDIFATVLDIVGIPLPTDRTIDGVSMLPAFANEPVERKVPLFWRTHVSSPEDRVAMRIGDWKIVGDETLTKFELFDIEKDWQEKNDLAAKMPEKMDEMKSVLFKVWADIEEEGPNEWWENERQKPARGGKLNY